A genomic region of Dermacentor andersoni chromosome 9, qqDerAnde1_hic_scaffold, whole genome shotgun sequence contains the following coding sequences:
- the LOC129383843 gene encoding uncharacterized protein, translated as MSAPKQSAGKDNNAPVLTTPTPRCSSNAHGTSKSRRSATSAAKKEAVSERAVSRQVKKPAMSASAGSKPVILDTDQLDSLLKDLPASDAAVAESASSNGKPAEDQGDSVVKGALRGKAVSASTGPVKVVTTENHRVVTDEIGFDGPREDTTTTSFEAHVRMRMSRPRVPEGKAFGKAAREDQPMHGRGAATSPGDRRSLSRHSASGRTSSRSACPDFGGGVANDQTGARTTCGCDHGACCCCCCCCCARSSSDRETAACCSASGSSTCSSCSQDEAYKTDASSPRDQWFSAGSASSTSACSNCREPEIGALLRTTASFCETLAQALRVEQHGTRKH; from the exons ATGTCCGCCCCGAAACAAAGCGCCGGGAAAGACAACAATGCCCCCGTCCTGACAACGCCGACTCCGCGCTGCTCCAGCAATGCCCACGGGACGTCCAAGAGCCGGCGGTCCGCTACGTCGGCGGCCAAGAAAGAGGCCGTGTCCGAACGGGCGGTCTCCAGGCAGGTGAAGAAGCCCGCCATGTCGGCCAGCGCCGGCTCCAAGCCTGTGATTCTGGACACGGACCAACTGGACTCCCTGCTCAAGGACCTCCCGGCGTCAGATGCGGCCGTAGCTGAGAGCGCGTCGTCGAATGGCAAACCCGCAGAGGACCAAGGCGATTCGGTGGTGAAGGGCGCGCTTCGCGGGAAAGCCGTGTCCGCGTCCACGGGTCCCGTCAAGGTGGTCACCACAGAGAACCACCGCGTCGTCACTGACGAGATCGG ATTCGATGGCCCCCGAGAGGACACGACGACGACGTCATTCGAAGCGCACGTGCGCATGCGCATGTCTCGTCCGCGGGTGCCGGAGGGCAAAGCCTTCGGCAAAGCAGCGCGGGAGGACCAGCCTATGCACGGCCGAGGAGCGGCCACTTCCCCGGGCGACCGACGATCATTGTCGCGTCATTCAGCCTCGGGTAGGACGTCGTCGCGATCAGCATGTCCCGACTTCGGCGGAGGCGTCGCCAATGACCAAACCG GTGCTCGCACCACGTGCGGCTGCGACCACGGtgcctgctgctgttgctgctgctgctgctgcgcgcgcagcagcagcgatcgagaGACGGCGGCCTGCTGCAGCGCCAGTGGCAGCAGCACCTGCTCGTCCTGCTCGCAGGACGAAGCGTACAAGACGGACGCGTCGTCCCCGCGAGACCAGTGGTTCAGCGCCGGCAGCGCCTCCTCGACGTCGGCCTGCAGCAACTGCCGCGAGCCAGAGATTGGCGCTCTGCTGCGCACCA CCGCCTCTTTCTGCGAGACCTTGGCCCAGGCACTCAGAGTCGAGCAGCACGGAACCAGGAAGCACTGA
- the LOC126527249 gene encoding uncharacterized protein, whose amino-acid sequence MPSAEAKRYQVPTGFSATTDSVALPAEEISEDEHRLWLIQTPNDVKISDLDGVKISLRGGNHTVLQIGENSYEFTRNEHRGDTQRLSVLVQEETGEQLTLASGVFSGMATLTKKVVCPDKPQAASPSKQPRLDYSAHETARQRFMPFGSDNVVTISKRHKDKVEKVKKCKKSKK is encoded by the exons ATGCCTTCTGCGGAAGCTAAACG GTACCAAGTTCCCACTGGCTTCTCTGCTACCACTGATAGTGTTGCCCTCCCAGCAGAGGAAATTTCGGAAGATGAGCACCGCCTCTGGCTCATCCAGACTCCAAATGAC GTTAAGATTTCAGACCTGGATGGAGTGAAGATTTCACTCCGAGGTGGCAATCATACTGTGCTCCAAATTGGAGAGAATAGCTATGAATTCACCAGGAACGAGCATCGGGGG GACACTCAGCGGTTGTCTGTTTTGGTACAAGAGGAAACAGGTGAACAGCTAACGCTTG CTTCAGGTGTTTTTTCTGGCATGGCTACTCTCACAAAGAAAGTAGTGTGTCCAGATAAACCACAGGCTGCAAGCCCTTCAAAGCAGCCACGGCTCGATTACTCGGCCCACGAGACTGCCCGACAGCGTTTTATGCCATTTGGGTCAG ATAATGTGGTGACTATCAGCAAACGACACAAGGACAAGGTGGAGAAGGTTAAGAAATGCAAGAAGTCCAAGAAGTGA
- the LOC126527251 gene encoding uncharacterized protein, with amino-acid sequence MSNEINFDCDAAVSALSFNLEELSLRQQRDADYEKEVDSLERKKFRLEARLRAIDLKVEQLRRDAARQESAILRELEREAASLMQEVSKAKEEARALERQCSQVEAKCDALEKQNAELGSAAADLERRVEELKSQDSNGVAEGFKMRKLLQEFRFEVAQLEQEQRELCEAERQSRTRVESLLAERGQRVNLTRRLEADNDALRLALIEARSRLACGPPGRSRASRRPAKDGGAATGKADFRVGGADGDDNQRQSLQEIHQQLWDVIVRTRGEFAALLKRVRCRDTRNAAVQTDREPNENRPEQAAP; translated from the exons ATGTCGAACGAAATCAACTTCGACTGCGACGCCGCGGTATCGGCGCTGTCGTTCAACCTCGAGGAGCTCTCGCTGCGTCAGCAGAGGGACGCCGATTACGAGAAGGAAGTCGACAGCTTGGAACGCAAGAAATTTCGCTTGGAAGCGCGTTTGAGGGCCATCGACCTCAAAGTCGAGCAACTTCGCAGAGACGCCGCTCGACAGGAGTCGGCCATCTTGCGAGAGCTGGAACGCGAGGCCGCGTCGCTGATGCAAGAAGTGTCCAAAGCTAAGGAAGAAGCACGTGCGCTGGAACGCCAGTGCTCGCAAGTGGAAGCGAAGTGCGACGCGCTGGAAAAACAGAACGCCGAACTCGGGAGCGCAGCGGCGGATCTGGAGAGAAGAGTCGAAGAGCTGAAGTCGCAGGACTCCAATGGCGTCGCCGAAGGATTCAAGATGAGAAAGCTGCTGCAGGAATTTCGCTTTGAG GTCGCTCAGCTGGAGCAAGAGCAGCGCGAGCTGTGTGAAGCAGAGCGCCAGTCCAGGACCCGCGTGGAGTCGCTGCTCGCCGAGAGGGGTCAGCGCGTCAACCTCACGCGTCGACTCGAGGCCGACAACGACGCGCTGAG GCTGGCGTTGATCGAAGCCAGATCCCGGTTGGCCTGCGGTCCACCAGGTCGTAGCCGGGCCAGTCGTCGCCCTGCCAAAGACGGTGGCGCCGCTACAGGGAAAGCTGACTTCCGCGTGGGCGGCGCTGACGGCGACGACAACCAGCGGCAGTCGTTGCAGGAGATACACCAGCAGCTGTGGGACGTCATCGTCAGGACGCGCGGCGAGTTCGCTGCGCTGCTGAAGAGAGTCCGCTGTCGTGACACCAGGAATGCAGCCGTGCAGACGGACCGGGAACCGAACGAGAATCGCCCCGAGCAGGCCGCACCTTGA
- the Ing3 gene encoding inhibitor of growth protein 3 gives MAVDCSEFPLRRYLLNFVLFVAEFIQTSVRPSSKMLYLEDYLEMIEHLPQELRDRFTEMREMDLQVQNAMDSLDERVKQFFANARKMKPEQRDLDFDKIRKDYYKALEDADEKVQIANQIYDLVDRYLRRLDQELQKFKMELEADNAGITEVLERRSLELDKPPPSTVKAEKRKHVATSLGGSSTSSCGQPPEKRQATERVLPLASEVSSGRPAAAAVGAAAGTAPLAPADRLLIPPSALTYGLGSNAIAAAASQAIAATQQMQQGRRTASLKASYEAINASLQSLTSREFTMGSKDIGSLTSLTPPPAPTPPQVMANPPPAAAVVATPAAASEPKRSSSKKQSRASSQSTLAAASEDSGDSLLMLGGSTDEANLDWGCDPNEPRYCICNQVSYGDMVACDNDDCPFEWFHYQCVGITQPPKGKWFCPQCTSAMKRRGRKDR, from the exons ATGGCTGTGGACTGCAGTGAATTTCCCCTTCGCCGCTACCtgctaaacttcgtgcttttcgTCGCCGAGTTTATTCAGACAAGCGTACGCCCTAGTAGCAAGATGCTCTACCTCGAAGACTACCTCGAGA TGATCGAGCATCTGCCTCAAGAACTTCGAGACAGGTTCACGGAGATGCGAGAAATGGACCTCCAAGTTCAGA atgccaTGGACAGCTTGGACGAGCGAGTCAAGCAGTTCTTTGCAAATGCCCGAAAAATGAAGCCCGAACAGCGAGACTTGGACTTTGACAAGATTCGAAAG GACTATTACAAGGCGCTTGAGGACGCAGATGAGAAAGTGCAGATAGCAAACCAGATTTATGACCTG GTGGACCGTTACCTGCGACGCCTAGACCAGGAGCTTCAAAAGTTCAAGATGGAGCTAGAGGCAGACAACGCAGGAATCACGGAGGTCCTTGAGAGGC GGTCCCTGGAGCTGGACAAGCCACCACCATCCACCGTTAAGGCTGAAA AGCGAAAGCATGTCGCAACCTCATTGGGCGGCTCTTCAACGAGCAGCTGCGGACAGCCACCCGAGAAGCGCCAGGCCACGGAGCGGGTCCTCCCACTGGCCAGCGAAGTGTCCAGCGGGCGGCCTGCGGCCGCTGCCGTAGGTGCTGCCGCGGGCACGGCGCCACTGGCACCTGCCGACAGGCTGCTCATCCCTCCTTCGGCTCTCACTTACGGCCTGGGGAGCAACGCCATTGCTGCTGCGGCATCACAGGCCATCGCTGCTACACAGCAG ATGCAACAAGGTCGGCGCACGGCCAGCCTCAAGGCCAGCTACGAGGCCATCAACGCTTCGCTGCAGAGCCTCACCTCCCGAGAGTTCACCATGGGTTCAAAGGACATTGGTTCCCTGACTTCCCTAACCCCACCCCCGGCACCTACGCCGCCACAAGTCATGGCCAACCCCCCACCGGCCGCTGCAGTCGTGGCTACCCCCGCAGCTGCTTCAGAACCAAAGCGCTCCTCTTCTAAAAA ACAGAGTCGGGCATCGAGTCAGTCCACATTGGCAGCGGCGAGCGAGGACTCTGGGGACTCCCTGTTGATGCTCGGAGGTTCCACAGATGAGGCAAATCTTGACTGGGGTTGTGACCCCAACGAGCCTCGGTACTGCATCTGCAATCAGGTGTCCTATGGCGACATGGTCGCCTGTGACAACGATGAT TGTCCCTTCGAGTGGTTTCACTACCAGTGTGTGGGCATCACACAGCCACCAAAGGGCAAATGGTTTTGCCCCCAGTGTACGTCGGCTATGAAGCGGAGGGGACGCAAGGATCGCTAA